A portion of the Phaeodactylum tricornutum CCAP 1055/1 chromosome 7, whole genome shotgun sequence genome contains these proteins:
- a CDS encoding predicted protein, whose translation MKIWCRHATIRSVAYSRFYACAQRPGWSRPWLSASRTPTLPISGFSTTTVSTPYAQSRVAWWDDFSNDVNGWLGKQAVGTWRRGDVLRGRAVLDELLDRAKEPTREQARLATSVLQRWVAEATHGENELMKDTKMMGQLPRVLIMWKQVKNRRRIVNLSRRRLNKSAEVVEPTVQLLQMFAEAYDVTGNEVFSPTDQCFAITFDTLGLSPNIDHTLEVVQDLLTQCCQHAEKRGRIPDLVCWNAALHAIAKCSPYNPKAPELVEDFIQGLPHSPTVRTWTAALYAWARCTQEEGAPSRAQSILDHLVNEGQATTVAFNLCIDAWSKHGQPAHAEATLHSLLQEYEQATTPTAREALRPSDLSFLAAINSWAKSQDPRAAEKAEELLKHMQRLLNSGEHPGLKVSTQVFSAVLDAWARQPNAGPKVESLLTGMEHLNEVNPDEGTALSLQTYSIAINAWANTNTYEAPERAVKLLHRLEELSSQGNPALIPNAMTEYAKSHVAARRGSSAKTIPPNTVTYNVVLHILASHGKIREIQELFNQMREKSDDWNVLPDVVTYGTIMNAYRQSRQSNSGVKASSLLMEMEEKYRLGNAALKPNPTIYSTVLAAWGSSGHREAAIKANEIFWQLVERYEKDENDIVPTQQVCNAALSAWARSDEALAPEQAEKVLRWMKGQRSKHIHPSVVSYNHVLMAWAHSERNQAFSRIKELIEDMESSSETIPDSISYSNLLFAISKSNGPSRARQCLTVVENLLASTSVRSINAGITRPKIAWFHSIFHACLTSSLSERDDSLLVLKEASRILFETKTLQITEGTFRYILKACLHLSVDDAEFVQSITGRCLALGTPNADTTDTIRRVLSD comes from the exons GGCGACGTTTTGCGAGGACGAGCGGTGTTGGACGAGCTGCTGGACCGCGCAAAAGAGCCGACTCGTGAGCAAGCAAGACTTGCTACTTCTGTATTGCAGCGGTGGGTCGCCGAAGCCACACACGGCGAAAATGAGTTGATGAAGGACACTAAAATGATGGGTCAACTACCCCGCGTTCTTATCATGTGGAAACAGGTGAAGAACCGTCGTCGAATCGTCAATTTGAGTCGGCGTCGGCTTAACAAGTCAGCAGAGGTCGTCGAACCCACGGTTCAGCTACTACAGATGTTTGCGGAAGCTTATGACGTCACCGGAAATGAGGTATTTTCCCCTACAGATCAATGCTTTGCCATTACTTTCGATACGCTAGGGCTATCCCCCAATATTGACCACACATTAGAGGTGGTCCAAGACTTGTTGACGCAATGCTGTCAGCACGCCGAAAAGCGGGGCAGGATTCCGGATCTTGTCTGCTGGAATGCGGCACTTCATGCTATTGCCAAATGCAGTCCTTACAATCCAAAAGCACCAGAGCTGGTGGAAGACTTCATTCAAGGATTGCCGCATTCACCGACAGTCCGAACTTGGACGGCTGCTTTGTACGCGTGGGCACGCTGTACACAGGAAGAAGGAGCCCCGTCACGTGCTCAAAGCATTCTCGATCACTTAGTCAATGAAGGGCAAGCAACTACGGTTGCGTTCAACTTATGCATTGATGCCTGGAGCAAACACGGGCAACCAGCCCATGCCGAAGCTACGTTACACAGTTTGCTGCAGGAGTACGAACAAGCGACGACACCAACTGCACGAGAAGCCTTACGACCCAGCGACTTATCGTTTTTAGCTGCAATCAACAGTTGGGCAAAAAGCCAAGATCCTCGGGCAGCTGAGAAGGCTGAAGAACTTCTAAAGCACATGCAAAGATTACTCAACTCGGGAGAACATCCGGGACTAAAAGTTTCAACGCAAGTATTTTCGGCAGTTTTGGATGCGTGGGCTCGCCAACCTAACGCTGGGCCAAAAGTTGAATCTTTACTGACTGGAATGGAGCACCTAAACGAGGTGAATCCGGATGAGGGCACGGCTTTATCTCTACAAACGTACTCCATAGCTATAAATGCGTGGGCAAATACAAACACTTACGAGGCACCGGAACGCGCTGTAAAGCTTTTACATCGATTGGAGGAACTCAGTTCCCAGGGGAACCCGGCTTTAATTCCCAATGCGATGAC TGAGTATGCTAAATCGCATGTGGCGGCTCGCCGAGGGAGCTCGGCCAAAACCATTCCTCCCAATACGGTGACCTACAACGTTGTGCTCCATATTTTAGCAAGTCATGGTAAAATTCGAGAAATCCAGGAGTTATTCAACCAAATGAGGGAGAAAAGTGATGACTGGAATGTTCTGCCAGACGTGGTGACGTATGGGACTATAATGAACGCATATCGCCAATCGCGACAAAGCAATTCGGGAGTGAAAGCCTCCAGCCTTTTaatggaaatggaagaaaagtaTAGGCTTGGCAATGCAGCATTGAAACCTAATCCCACTATTTACTCAACGGTGTTAGCGGCTTGGGGGAGTAGTGGACATCGTGAAGCCGCAATCAAGGCCAATGAAATCTTTTGGCAGCTTGTGGAACGGTATGAgaaagacgaaaacgatATCGTTCCAACTCAACAAGTATGTAATGCCGCACTTTCGGCATGGGCACGAAGCGATGAAGCCTTAGCGCCAGAACAGGCGGAAAAGGTACTACGATGGATGAAAGGGCAAAGGTCCAAGCATATTCATCCTAGCGTAGTTTCCTACAATCACGTTTTGATGGCGTGGGCCCATTCTGAACGCAACCAAGCCTTTTCGCGTATCAAGGAGCTAATTGAAGATATGGAATCTTCGTCTGAGACAATTCCTGACTCGATTTCGTACAGTAACCTGCTCTTCGCGATTAGCAAGTCGAATGGTCCGAGTAGGGCTCGTCAATGCCTTACAGTCGTCGAGAATCTCCTCGCCTCAACCAGTGTTCGGTCAATTAACGCAGGAATCACTCGTCCAAAGATTGCTTGGTTTCATAGCATCTTTCATGCCTGTCTCACTTCTTCCCTTTCGGAACGAGATGATTCTTTGCTAGTGCTGAAAGAGGCATCCCGcattctttttgaaacgaaGACGTTGCAAATTACGGAGGGAACTTTTCGTTACATTCTCAAAGCATGTCTTCATCTATCCGTCGACGATGCCGAATTTGTACAAAGCATAACGGGACGATGTCTCGCACTCGGTACTCCGAATGCAGACACTACGGATACAATACGCAGAGTCTTATCTGACTAG